One Pomacea canaliculata isolate SZHN2017 linkage group LG1, ASM307304v1, whole genome shotgun sequence genomic window, TATGTGGACACTAGTAcacctgggaaaaaaaattgaatccAAGGTATTTGCCACTGTAGATTTCATCATTTTGGAGAGGTAATAGTGCATTactctttgtttttgaaacCCTCAAATATGCATGAGGTGAAATCATACAGAAAAATTTTTCGTTTTGGCTTATGAACCACAATTAGTAATTCTGAACTGTTGATCTTGTTTAACTAGGAGCAACCTACAGTCGtaaaatgttgtcattgttaccttcacttgtcattaaaaaaaaaaaagggaaaaaatacttttaaaaaagcaacgAAAACACAACTTCGTACCTTTAAAGTAGTGTATAAGTTAAACTAAAGATTCAGTGCAATATTTCATTGTGCTTGAGATTCAGCACGATAACAGGCAAACCACTGGTAAAGAGGATGCACCAGTCCCAAGGCCACAAAGGCAACCAAAAACTGGTTTAcctagagagaaaaaaatcccacaaagtAGTTAGGTTAAGTTTAGCACAGCATTTACCAAAACTATGcagatttaatttaaaacacaGCTATAGATCAAACTTATCCTGTCCTTTGGgagtgaataggaagaagaTAGATCAAACTCACTGGATCTTTCCTTTGTGCAACCACTTTTTGATTACTTGGCACAGTATACATTTCATAATCAATGCAATGTTGCACTACAAACATGTTTCTATAATATGTAAGAAATTTACAAAAGTAATATAATCTTAAATAACATGGTTACTAGCAACAGTTTCACATGAATTCCATCAACTTTTACATAGTCTCATGTTGTATAAGGCACAGTAAAAGTCCCACAGCCTCCTGGTTGTCATCATTCTCCTGACTTTTACAGGTTGACCTTTGCTTTTCAGGTGCAACCCCTTGGAGTGGGCAGGGAGAAGAATCAGTAAGAAGCATCCCATTTGTTTAGAAAAGACATCTAGACTTTaacttttcagttgtttttatctcacaaacaaaaaaattctgttctaTCTTAAATCAAAGACGGCCAgttctttgaaacattttatgcagAAGAATGCTAAATACAATGTTCCTAGTGTCCACCAGACTTGTTTACatcttttatcaacaaaaatcttttatgaTTTAGTTGCTATATTTGTACgtttactgacttttttttcaaaactgctgATCCAATATTTTTTAGGAGCAGCTGGCTCTAAGGTTGCCTGAACATGTGAGTGGAAAACACCTCATGCCCACATCCTAGAAACGAGAACCTGATTTATAAGGGAAGGCAAAGGCAACAGAAGAGGATTGACCTCTGCTTTCTATATGCAATTCCCAAGACATGGTGAGACAAGGTAAACTTACAGCTTACTACCCCTATGGCCAGCTAAGCTAtggataaaaatgataaaggtGCTCCTGTGACCTTATAGTCACAGGTGTGGCTAAGCGTTAGTTCCCTTCATTATGGTGGGATCAGCTTTTGTTAGGGCactgtccatctcctctcccttactgctttacctttcctAAGTACCCACTTATGGGTATCAACCTGGCTGAAAAGTGTTTCTTTGGGTACAGAAACCAATGCTCCTTCCCCCTCCTCATTTCagtgtttttgggttttttttttaaccctttgaaACAATATCCCTTATGATAAAGACATTATAATCCTTTTTGTACATCTGACtacattgaaaaaataattatcacatTTCTATTCTTGTCTTTGGAAAGTAATATAAAAAGTGGTACAAGATACTTACTACTGAAAATCCAGCTGCCTCAGCCCATGAGAAAAGACCATACTGTGCCAAACCAAAGATACCCGCAAGTATGATCATAACACCATACATGATTCCAAAGTACTCACTGGGGAACCTACATGACAGATTTGCATCACTGAGATATCTGTATAACAGCACAATATGATCATactaaaaaaatttgtattttgctGCATGCACTAAATTCTTTGTCCAACTACTGATAAAATCTGATAACCTTGAAAAATTCCCAAGCAATCAAACtgtaaaatatgctttttatttgttcattttccaATTTTCACTAGGTATTGGCACACACATTCCCACTGGTAAAAAGTAGGTGCTCACACAAAAATCgcttgttttcattaaaaagtaatttatggaccatcagaaaaagaaaattcacttCTGAATcaccataaagaaaaaaaaatgttttttgccGTATATCAttttgcaaattaatttttaagtcACTTGAGCAGAAAGTCagtgtttgtaatttttcatATAAAGTACTCAAAGACTAAAGACTTCTAATGTTTCAAGCTGCTGTATATGAAAACCTCAAACACAgtccaaaataaatttgttatagcTGTGATGCACACCACAAAATCAAACAGCAATATCTTGAAAACTGATTAAGATAGAAActctattttttcttctactttttgctgtcatgtgaaaatgaaaaaattactCATTTTAATAAAGCCCAATTTTTGTGTAGtggtatatatttttatatgctagacttggaaaagaaaatcGTCTTGAAAAGTTTATGTGGTTAATTCTACTCACATGACACCAATATAGGCAGCTGCCATGCTGTACAAGAAGGAGCGGAAGATGGTAACAAAGATAAACGTCAGGTAAAGAACACGAGTGTCTTGAATAAGCACTAGTATTGACACCATTATGCCAaacagtccagtcaaggctagCGGAAGTACAGATGGCATCAAGTCACGTCTCAACTTAGACTTGCTCtctatacaaacaaaacaaagaattacTTATTATCTTGTACGTCACATCCAAACATGATAAAAGTATAATGCGagttataattttacttttaaaaacaagatcTCTAGGACTAATATCAAAGACTGTTAGTAACATAAGACTTACTTCATACTAACTCTTCAAAACCATCATTTGTCACTATCAGCTGAGAGAGGGagtaaattttgaaatatgGACAATGTATACAGGAATATAAGACTGATAATAATGCAAACTAACCACAAAAGAAACGTTTGTTGAAATCGTAAACAAGTCCAGACAAAGGAGCCATGAAGCATCCACAAATCATGGTGTACATCAACGCATTTGTGTAATGGCTAACTggaataaaaagagaaataaaagtcatGTTTTTTAAATCAGCCTATTGCTGTATaattctatatatttatataaatatatattctatatATTTCTAGCATAAAATATAATTCTGTTTCTACATATATTTAAGATACCCCTTCACATGAAGTGTTTGATAAATTTCCAGTGGCTGAAAAGCTATCATATGTATAACCCTACAGTTCCATGTTATCAATACAATGACAGCTAAGCTGGTATGAAGAAATTTCTGCATGCAAAATGTTCTCCTTTGGTAATCACAAATACTTATAGTTCTATGAAATATACACTTTATCTTTTGACTCTGGCAAGCATGTCCTCTTTATTTTCTACGTCAGTTTCTTCAAAATCATCCCTTAAATGCTGACAGCAAAGTATGCAATTTTAAGTACAAAATGCTTTACTTCAGGACACTATTTTTccagttatatatttataaaagctGCTGCATctaaaaactgaatttttttggtagatttgcttcccttgaaatatatatatagttctcagaaaacaataaaaagatgGTGGCATGTGTCATTTCTATTTTGCTAAGCAAACTGTTCTGTAAATAACAGTCTtatgctgcaaaaaaaaaaggtgtaaacataatttctttttcaaatgttaCAATCTACTTTAATGATAATCAACTAAAGACTGATTGGTCATGTGCCTGACTCTACATGCCTGAGTAAAATCTGTATGACTAGAAGCTTCATCTCAGGAACCACAAATTTCTCAAGACAAAATGTCATTCTCTGATTTGACATAAGTCATTCAAAAGCGGTTTTTAAAGTTTCTCACCTTAATGTTTGGTTGGATATGGctaacaaatgaaaaactgaGCAGATATGGTACTATACACTATAAATAATATTCtaatcaaaacatttataaGTAATGACCTTCACTTGAGGCAACAAGAGCAGTAAGCCAACTGTTAAAGGATGCAATAAAATAGTAGAAGCGCAACTGCAAAACCGAAAGCCAGACAACATGGAAAAGGTAGACTGGAGACAAGATGCAGGATATGACGGAAGGAAgcccttctttctcttctttatccTCTTTATTCTCATCAGATGTTAAGCATGCCCCCTCTTCTTTAGTACCTGTCATTGGATCACAGTAAAAATTTAATACTAAAAATAACACCTCTTAAACTCAATCTCAGTATCAGTTTCAGTGTTGGGAACAGATAAGATTATCCTTCAGTCTTTCACAAGATAATTCTAGCAATAAATTCTGAAAGAGATAATTCATTTGCAGTTGTGAAACCAAACATGCATGAACTCATAGAATTCACAAAATTTCTATACTTTTTTCTAATTAGCTAAAGACATGTCCATTGTAAccaatttatatttataatttcttgaaaaataacGGAATTATTTCCTCCCTGAATTGCTTAGATGGATTAGAGGCTACCTAGCAGGTAGGCACATGTTAGGGGGATCATGTTGTTTAGTTCATTGCTTTGTTTAGTTCATGAACtcccaatgaaaaaaaatatatctctgTTGAACAAGTTAATATGATTTACACCAagctttttcttcaaaaacatgtcaaatattttttaagagcAAAAAGGGTTTACTGTTATCTTTACAATGCCTAAGCATGgatgaaggaagaaaactgCATGGTAAAATAATTCTTAACTAGCCTTCCTGTTAACTTCTGATTGTCAACAACTCATGTGATCAGTGAGACGGTGACTGATGCTGTATTCTCTATGGcagtttaaacttttctttttatactaaGTAGGTCATTACAAAGGATGCAGTATGACCACActctattaaaaacaaaatgccttCTAACAAGATTCCAGCATTTTTCAGAAGAGAGAACATCTATTTATGCTCTTTGACGTGCAAAGTGTACACTTTCACCTATTATAATTCCTACATAATTGTTCAGTCCACATTGCTTATATGTATTCCTCTAGATTAAAAAGTGGATGAGTAAAGTCAAAGTATTGTCATATACAAAATCCAACTTGGTGACtttactttcaaaaatgttctttgAGATAGAAAATAATCTTCTAATGACTAAATACAATGCACATTATATTAGCACTTATGGTGCCCTGCTTAACAAATCACAGGAGCCCATACATCTTCAGAATTCCTGGTATTTGGCTTGCAGATGTACCTTACTATTTTAGGCATTGACTCTTCATTATGTTCTTTAAGCTCATTATTTCACCTGTTTGTCCTTTAAAGACCATACTTAAACAGATACAAcagctgtaaatatttaatagttCATTGAAATTGAATTTATGCTACCTGAATGTTATCTTTGGGGGTGGGGAATAGTGGTTGGGCAAATCTGTAAAATGGTAATAAAAACAGCACAATCTAACTAGACACTGTCTTTTACTTAGTTTATTGTGTATAAACCCAAATTTTTGTTGGCATCCCATCTcaccgccaaaaaaaaaaaaaatcatcatcatcctcaagAATCCAGGAAAGCCTTAAAATTcttgaatgtttattttcctaTCAGGTATTATCTATTTGTAGCTCACTTCTTGGGAGATTTGCTTTCATATGGGAATGATAGAAATCATATgggtttgttttcatgttttcaaatgttttgaatatCGCCAAGGAGAAAGAATGACACCTACCGCTGACAGGGCATGCATCACTTGGCGATGTCTTAGTGATGAGCTCAACCCCTTGCTCACCTGAGCCCACATTTCTTGGGGTGGGTTTGCGGATAAAGTCCCGAGGTAAAAAGCAGAAAGTGTTCACCAAAGTCAGCAGGTGTAAACTTGAGATGAACAGCATGGACCATTTGAATGCCACACCCCTTTCATAAATCAGCTAGGAGAATGCATAAAAGtgttacatttaaaatgtgataTGGAAATTATATGCACAAAAGTCTAATTTAAATTAACTACTACTGCTTATACTGACCAACTATCCCATTTGTGGAAAGCGTTCATCAAATGTTTGAAACAGACAGATAAAGAGTACATGCTACAACAGGCTTGAGGCTGAAAACACTGAAATACAGGAAAGGAAAAGTATCAAAAATGTAATACATTAAATGGAAAAAGGAACACTATCCCactcattaaataaatttttaattctgGAAATTTACCTATTATGTTCACATAAACATTAACAGGCAATTTCAAATGCTGAACAAAGTTCTAAATCACCTTCACAATGAGCATGATTCCTGAAGAAGCATCAAAAGCTCCAGAAAATAGTGCCATCACTGTTGAGCTACCATGGGTGAACAGCACGGAAAACTGAAGCAAAAAGAATGATTGgcattgttaaaataaaattgaagctAGAGGCATATTGTGAATTACAATGAAGTAGTGTTGAAAACAGagctgaaaatgtttgttcaaCTTTCTTCTAATGtaattattttgcttatttttaaaacaatgagaaaagtataaagaaaagtACATTAGAAAAATAGGTCCCAGGAAAGAGAAGTTT contains:
- the LOC112561723 gene encoding solute carrier family 43 member 3-like isoform X2 gives rise to the protein MAPSQHLRFLYVVWGVLECLLFGGLLFGWGSVVFVLKEECIFSHLCPNKTQANRTLAEAELDIYMDITSTMQTGYRHHDAASNYSFVKEKQMAGSCSCLESDSVLFLAFTIGTMMFCAGCAAMGLISIKFGTRVTRLCALASFLSGSLLTGFTSKDFPWLIFPGLSFLGIGGIPLMMTNAQFSVLFTHGSSTVMALFSGAFDASSGIMLIVKLIYERGVAFKWSMLFISSLHLLTLVNTFCFLPRDFIRKPTPRNVGSGTKEEGACLTSDENKEDKEEKEGLPSVISCILSPVYLFHVVWLSVLQLRFYYFIASFNSWLTALVASSEVSHYTNALMYTMICGCFMAPLSGLVYDFNKRFFCESKSKLRRDLMPSVLPLALTGLFGIMVSILVLIQDTRVLYLTFIFVTIFRSFLYSMAAAYIGVMFPSEYFGIMYGVMIILAGIFGLAQYGLFSWAEAAGFSVVNQFLVAFVALGLVHPLYQWFACYRAESQAQ
- the LOC112561723 gene encoding solute carrier family 43 member 3-like isoform X1 translates to MAPSQHLRFLYVVWGVLECLLFGGLLFGWGSVVFVLKEECIFSHLCPNKTQANRTLAEAELDIYMDITSTMQTGYRHHDAASNYSFVKEKQMAGSCSCLESDSVLFLAFTIGTMMFCAGCAAMGLISIKFGTRVTRLCALASFLSGSLLTGFTSKDFPWLIFPGLSFLGIGGIPLMMTNAQFSVLFTHGSSTVMALFSGAFDASSGIMLIVKLIYERGVAFKWSMLFISSLHLLTLVNTFCFLPRDFIRKPTPRNVGSGEQGVELITKTSPSDACPVSGTKEEGACLTSDENKEDKEEKEGLPSVISCILSPVYLFHVVWLSVLQLRFYYFIASFNSWLTALVASSEVSHYTNALMYTMICGCFMAPLSGLVYDFNKRFFCESKSKLRRDLMPSVLPLALTGLFGIMVSILVLIQDTRVLYLTFIFVTIFRSFLYSMAAAYIGVMFPSEYFGIMYGVMIILAGIFGLAQYGLFSWAEAAGFSVVNQFLVAFVALGLVHPLYQWFACYRAESQAQ